One Setaria viridis chromosome 5, Setaria_viridis_v4.0, whole genome shotgun sequence genomic region harbors:
- the LOC117854762 gene encoding coatomer subunit alpha-3 — translation MLTKFETKSNRVKGLAFHPRRPWILASLHSGVIQMWDYRMGTLLDRFDEHDGPVRGVHFHATQPLFVSGGDDYKIKVWNYKTHRCLFTLHGHLDYIRTVQFHAEYPWIVSASDDQTIRIWNWQSRTCVAVLTGHNHYVMCASFHPKEDLVVSASLDQTVRVWDIGALRKKAVSPADDIMRLTQMNTDLFGGIDAVVKYVLEGHDRGVNWASFHPTLPLIVSGADDRQIKLWRMNDTKAWEVDTLRGHMNNVSCVMFHAKQDIIVSNSEDKSIRIWDATKRTGIQTFRREHDRFWILAAHPEMNLLAAGHDSGMIVFKLERERPAFSVSGDTVFYVKDRFLRYYEYSTQKEVQVAPIRRPGTVSLNQSPRTLSYSPTENAILICSDVDGGSYELYIVPKDSAGRSDYLQEARKGAGSSAVFIARNRFAVLEKSSNNVLVKNLKNEIVKKTSLPIATDGIYYAGTGNILCKAEDRVVIFDLQQRLVLGELQAPSVKYVVWSSDMECVALLSKHAIIIANKKLVHRCTLHETIRVKSGAWDENGVFIYTTLNHIKYCLPNGDSGIIRTLDVPIYITKVIGNNIFCIDRDGKNKLITVDASEYIFKLALFRKRYDHVMSMIKNSQLCGQAVISYLQQKGFPEVALHFVKDEKTRFNLALESGNIQIAVASAKELDDKDHWYRLGIEALRQGNVGIVEYAYQRTKNFDRLAFLYLITGYLDKVGFMCKIAGQNNNFMGQFHNALYLGDVRKRVEILENAGQLALAYVTAVTHGLTEIADRLSAELGENVPSVSDGKTSSLLIPPAPLMSCGDWPLLRVMRGIFDAGLDATGRADQEEDYDDAGGDWGDEDLEIVDVNNVVENGDVVDHNEEEEVNEEEGGWDLEDLELPPEAETPKAVGVARSTLFVAPTPGMPVSQIWTQKSSLAGEHAAAGNFDTAMRLLSRQLGIKNFAPLKPLFLDALMGSHTFLRAFASAPVIPVAVEKGWSESASPNVRGPPALVFTFSQMDDKLKAAYKATTEGKFPEALRQFLSILHTIPLLVVDSRREVDEVKELIQIAREYVLGLKMEVKRKELKEDPIRQQELAAYFTNCNLQKVHTRLVLTSAMGLCFKGGNYATAANFARMLLENSPNEAQAKKARQVVQACGDRKDGRQLNYDFRNPFVVCGATFVPIYRGQKDVSCPYCGSRFMPSVEGELCSICELSVVGADASGLLCSPTQSR, via the exons ATGCTCACCAAGTTCGAGACCAAGAGCAACCGGGTCAAGGGCTTGGCCTTCCacccgcggcggccatggatcCTGGCGAGCCTCCACAGCGGCGTCATCCAGATGTGGGACTACCGGATGGGCACCCTGCTCGACCGCTTCGACGAGCACGACGGGCCCGTCAGGGGCGTCCACTTCCACGCCACGCAGCCGCTCTTCGTCTCCGGAG GTGATGATTACAAAATAAAGGTGTGGAACTACAAGACTCACCGCTGCCTCTTCACGCTCCACGGCCACCTCGACTACATTCGCACCGTGCAGTTCCATGCCGAGTATCCTTGGATTGTCAGTGCTAGTGACGACCAGACAATCCGGATCTGGAACTGGCAGTCGCGCACCTGTGTCGCCGTGCTCACGGGTCATAATCATTATGTCATGTGTGCCTCCTTCCATCCCAAGGAGGACCTTGTGGTGTCAGCGTCTTTGGACCAGACTGTGCGGGTATGGGATATTGGGGCACTCAGGAAGAAAGCAGTCTCACCAGCAGATGACATTATGCGCCTCACCCAAATGAACACCGATCTGTTCGGAGGCATCGATGCTGTTGTCAAGTATGTGTTGGAAGGCCATGACCGCGGGGTTAACTGGGCCTCATTTCATCCCACATTACCTCTTATTGTTTCTGGGGCTGATGACCGCCAAATCAAACTGTGGAGAATGAATG ACACAAAGGCATGGGAGGTTGATACTCTCAGGGGCCACATGAACAATGTGTCATGTGTCATGTTCCACGCGAAGCAGGACATCATTGTGTCCAACTCAGAAGATAAAAGCATCCGCATTTGGGATGCCACTAAGAGAACCGGCATCCAGACATTCAGGCGGGAGCATGACCGCTTCTGGATTCTTGCTGCGCACCCTGAAATGAATCTTCTTGCTGCTGGTCATGACAGTGGCATGATTGTTTTTAAGTTGGAGAGGGAACGCCCGGCTTTCAGTGTGAGTGGTGATACAGTGTTCTATGTTAAGGACCGGTTCCTCCGGTATTACGAATACTCCACACAGAAGGAGGTTCAGGTAGCTCCAATCAGAAGGCCCGGAACAGTCAGCTTGAATCAGTCACCAAGAACATTGTCATATAGTCCAACTGAGAACGCAATCTTGATATGTTCTGATGTGGATGGGGGCTCGTATGAGCTGTACATTGTGCCCAAGGACTCTGCCGGGAGGTCTGATTATTTGCAGGAGGCAAGGAAGGGAGCTGGTAGTTCTGCAGTTTTCATAGCCCGCAATCGGTTTGCAGTGCTGGAGAAGAGCAGCAACAATGTTTTGGTTAAGAACCTTAAGAATGAGATTGTGAAGAAAACCTCTCTTCCTATTGCAACAGATGGAATTTATTACGCTGGGACTGGCAACATATTGTGCAAAGCTGAAGACAGGGTGGTAATCTTTGATCTGCAGCAGAGGCTTGTTCTCGGCGAACTCCAGGCACCTTCTGTTAAGTATGTAGTTTGGTCCAGTGATATGGAGTGTGTTGCACTGCTGAGCAAGCATGCCATTATCATTGCAAACAAGAAGCTTGTCCACCGCTGCACGCTTCATGAAACCATACGTGTGAAGAGTGGTGCCTGGGATGAAAATGGTGTATTCATATACACCACTCTGAACCATATCAAGTATTGTCTTCCTAATGGTGATAGTGGCATCATCAGAACACTTGATGTCCCAATTTACATAACCAAAGTTATTGGGAATAACATCTTCTGTATAGACCGTGATGGAAAGAACAAGTTGATAACGGTTGATGCTTCTGAATACATTTTCAAGCTTGCCCTTTTCCGGAAACGCTATGACCATGTCATGAGCATGATTAAGAACTCGCAGCTATGTGGGCAAGCTGTGATTTCTTATTTGCAACAGAAAGGGTTTCCAGAAGTCGCCCTCCACTTTGTAAAAGATGAGAAGACAAGATTTAACCTGGCTCTTGAAAGTGGAAATATCCAGATTGCTGTTGCTTCAGCAAAGGAGCTTGATGACAAGGATCACTGGTACAGGTTGGGAATTGAGGCTCTGAGGCAGGGAAATGTTGGTATAGTTGAGTATGCATACCAGCGGACTAAGAATTTTGACAGGCTTGCTTTTCTGTATCTCATAACAGGTTATTTGGACAAGGTGGGCTTTATGTGTAAGATAGCTGGGCAGAATAACAATTTCATGGGCCAGTTCCACAACGCACTTTATCTCGGGGATGTACGGAAGCGAGTTGAAATCTTGGAGAATGCAGGGCAGCTAGCTCTTGCGTATGTAACAGCTGTCACTCATGGGCTCACGGAAATCGCTGATAGGCTTTCTGCTGAGTTGGGGGAGAATGTCCCTTCTGTATCAGATGGGAAAACTAGCTCACTGTTGATTCCGCCTGCTCCTCTTATGTCTTGTGGTGACTGGCCTTTGTTGAGGGTGATGCGTGGTATATTTGATGCTGGTCTAGATGCTACTGGGAGGGCAGATCAGGAGGAAGACTATGATGATGCTGGTGGTGATTGGGGTGATGAAGATCTTGAGATTGTTGATGTGAACAATGTGGTGGAGAATGGAGATGTCGTTGACCAcaatgaggaagaggaggtgaaCGAAGAGGAAGGTGGCTGGGACCTTGAAGATCTGGAATTGCCACCAGAGGCAGAAACACCAAAGGCTGTTGGTGTGGCCCGCTCCACTTTGTTTGTGGCTCCAACGCCAGGTATGCCTGTCAGCCAAATTTGGACGCAGAAGTCTTCCCTTGCTGGGGAGCATGCTGCAGCTGGCAACTTTGACACTGCGATGCGGCTGCTTAGCCGCCAGCTTGGAATAAAAAATTTTGCTCCTCTGAAGCCATTGTTCCTCGATGCACTCATGGGCAGCCATACCTTCCTGCGTGCATTTGCAAGTGCTCCGGTTATACCTGTTGCTGTTGAGAAAGGATGGAGTGAATCTGCTAGTCCTAATGTGAGGGGCCCACCTGCACTTGTGTTTACCTTCTCACAAATGGATGACAAGCTTAAGGCTGCATATAAAGCCACAACCGAGGGTAAATTCCCGGAGGCACTGAGGCAGTTCCTGAGCATCCTGCACACGATCCCGCTCCTTGTGGTGGACTCGCGGAGAGAAGTGGATGAGGTGAAGGAATTGATTCAGATAGCGAGGGAGTATGTCCTTGGTCTTAAGATGGAAGTTAAAAGGAAGGAGCTGAAAGAAGACCCCATCAGGCAGCAGGAGCTGGCTGCCTACTTCACTAATTGCAACCTGCAGAAGGTCCACACGCGGCTTGTCCTGACTAGCGCTATGGGGCTTTGCTTCAAGGGTGGGAACTATGCTACTGCAGCGAATTTTGCGCGGATGCTTCTGGAGAACAGCCCTAATGAGGCCCAGGCAAAGAAGGCTCGGCAGGTTGTGCAGGCCTGTGGGGATAGGAAAGATGGGCGCCAGCTGAACTATGACTTTAGAAATCCATTTGTGGTGTGTGGGGCAACCTTTGTTCCAATATACCGTGGACAGAAGGATGTTTCTTGTCCGTACTGTGGATCTCGGTTCATGCCCTCGGTGGAAGGTGAGCTGTGTAGCATATGCGAGCTCTCAGTGGTTGGTGCGGATGCTTCAGGCCTCCTCTGCTCTCCTACACAATCGAGATAA